From a single Porites lutea chromosome 10, jaPorLute2.1, whole genome shotgun sequence genomic region:
- the LOC140950532 gene encoding gamma-glutamylcyclotransferase-like: MAAKEMYFAFGSNMNPERMQQRKAFFTARVGAKLLDHKFSFSFKRPDGTGSGNIRPEKSSVVYGALYTLEEGGLDKLDVFEWVDRGCYRRQNVTVETLDGERVEATTYVVTEDFYKEGLLPRRDYLNHCLACKDVVPTEYYAFLESFKETCHD, from the coding sequence ATGGCGGCGAAAGAGATGTACTTCGCCTTTGGATCAAACATGAACCCAGAAAGGATGCAACAACGCAAAGCCTTCTTTACCGCCCGAGTAGGAGCGAAACTTCTTGATCACAAGTTCAGCTTTTCGTTCAAAAGACCTGATGGAACTGGTTCGGGAAATATTAGACCAGAAAAAAGCTCCGTTGTTTATGGAGCGTTGTATACCCTCGAAGAAGGTGGCTTAGACAAACTAGACGTGTTTGAATGGGTAGATAGAGGATGTTATCGTCGGCAGAACGTCACGGTGGAGACTTTGGACGGAGAAAGAGTTGAAGCGACGACCTATGTTGTCACCGAAGATTTTTACAAAGAGGGATTACTCCCTCGAAGAGATTATTTAAATCATTGTCTGGCATGCAAAGATGTTGTACCGACCGAATATTATGCCTTTCTTGAATCGTTCAAGGAAACCTGTCACGATTAG
- the LOC140950023 gene encoding ankyrin repeat domain-containing protein 40-like, with protein sequence MADHKKELEERLREVCCIGDEKNVQLLVERGVNINAPNAVNGWTPLHWAAKRGHANIVKYLIKEGVDTSVLTKKGETAVQLASDETIRNMLGADQNVAFNSSNEALPIVPNYLRNPDFFYAQKTSNNELTMAEKREHTEKADLPVVNPEGSISHLYGRHGTKNHSHDSTTLATQKDDEFVLRLRIADAEETDFIEVDFDRSNMTFQNFQAVCCAELGIEAINHVQKIRKLPNTIVRNDKDVKRLLSFQELEVVLKKGATK encoded by the coding sequence ATGGCGGATCACAAGAAGGAGCTGGAAGAAAGACTTCGTGAAGTGTGCTGTATTGGGGATGAGAAAAACGTTCAGCTGCTGGTAGAACGGGGTGTTAACATAAATGCACCGAACGCCGTTAATGGCTGGACTCCTCTGCATTGGGCAGCAAAAAGGGGACATGCTAATATTGTGAAATACCTAATAAAAGAGGGAGTTGATACATCTGTGCTTACCAAGAAAGGAGAGACCGCCGTGCAATTAGCCAGTGACGAGACTATAAGAAATATGCTTGGAGCAGACCAGAACGTAGCTTTTAACTCAAGCAACGAAGCTTTACCTATTGTCCCGAACTACCTTCGCAATCCCGATTTCTTTTACGCACAGAAAACTTCAAATAATGAGCTGACCATGGCCGAGAAACGGGAGCACACAGAGAAAGCTGATTTACCTGTGGTAAATCCAGAGGGTAGTATTAGCCACTTGTATGGAAGACATGGGACCAAAAATCATTCACATGATTCAACTACTTTAGCTACTCAAAAAGATGATGAATTCGTATTAAGACTGCGAATTGCTGATGCAGAGGAAACGGACTTCATCGAGGTTGATTTTGATAGAAGTAACATGACATTTCAAAATTTCCAGGCAGTGTGTTGTGCAGAGCTAGGTATTGAGGCAATTAACCATGTTCAAAAGATAAGAAAGTTGCCAAACACAATTGTAAGAAATGATAAAGACGTGAAAAGATTGCTTTCCTTCCAGGAATTGGAAGTGGTATTGAAAAAGGGTGCGACAAAATAA
- the LOC140950525 gene encoding gamma-glutamylcyclotransferase-like, which yields MEAKEMYFAYGSNMDPETMRQRKVSFAVRVGAKLLDHEFSFSSRRPDGSGAGNIRPKKSSVVYGALYTLEEGGLDKLDVFQLVKEGRFRRQNVTVETLDGQTVEAATYVVTESFYQGGLLPRRDYLNHCLTCKDVVPADYYAFFESFKEICQD from the coding sequence ATGGAAGCCAAAGAGATGTACTTCGCCTATGGATCAAACATGGACCCGGAAACAATGCGACAACGCAAAGTTTCCTTTGCTGTTCGAGTCGGAGCAAAACTTCTCGATCACGAGTTTAGCTTTTCGTCGAGACGACCTGATGGAAGTGGTGCGGGAAATATTAGACCGAAAAAAAGCTCTGTTGTTTATGGAGCGTTGTATACCCTCGAAGAAGGGGGCCTAGACAAACTAGATGTGTTTCAATTGGTGAAAGAAGGCCGTTTTCGGCGCCAGAATGTCACAGTGGAGACTTTGGATGGACAAACAGTTGAAGCGGCGACCTATGTTGTCACGGAGAGTTTTTATCAAGGGGGTTTACTCCCTCGAAGAGACTATTTGAATCATTGTCTGACGTGCAAAGATGTTGTGCCGGCCGATTATTATGCTTTTTTTGAATCTTTCAAGGAAATCTGTCAAGACTAG